A part of Podarcis muralis chromosome 15, rPodMur119.hap1.1, whole genome shotgun sequence genomic DNA contains:
- the CCT6A gene encoding T-complex protein 1 subunit zeta gives MAVKALNPKAEVARAQAALAVNISAARGLQDVLRTNLGPKGTMKMLVSGAGDIKLTKDGNVLLHEMQIQHPTASLIAKVATAQDDITGDGTTSNVLIIGEMLKQADLYISEGLHPRIVTEGFEAAKEKALQVLEQVKVVKEMDRETLLDVARTSLRTKVHAELADILTEAVVDAILAIRKPEEPIDLYMVEIMEMKHKSETDTALIRGLVLDHGARHPDMKKRAEDAYILTCNVSLEYEKTEVNSGFFYKSAEEREKLVKAERKFIEDRVKKIIDLKRTVVGETNKGFVVINQKGIDPFSLDALAKEGIVALRRAKRRNMERLTLACGGVAMNSVDDLSVDCLGHAGLVYEYTLGEEKFTFIEKCDNPRSVTLLIKGPNKHTLTQIKDAVRDGLRAVKNAIEDGCVVPGAGAVEVAIADALVKHKPSVKGRAQLGVQAFADALLIIPKVLAQNSGYDPQETLVKVQAEYAESGQLTGVDLNSGEPMLAAAAGVWDNYNVKKQLLHSSTVIASNILLVDEIMRAGMSSLKG, from the exons ATGGCGGTGAAGGCGCTGAACCCCAAGGCCGAGGTGGCGAGGGCCCAGGCGGCTCTGGCCGTCAACATCAGCGCGGCGCGGGGCCTGCAGGACGTGCTCAGGACCAACCTCGGCCCTAAAGGAACCATGAAGAT GCTTGTGTCTGGTGCTGGAGATATCAAACTTACCAAAGATGGCAACGTCTTGCTTCACGAGATG CAAATCCAGCACCCGACGGCCTCCTTGATTGCCAAAGTAGCAACAGCGCAGGATGACATCACTGGCGACGGGACAACTTCCAATGTTCTCATCATTGGGGAAATGCTCAAGCAGGCAGATCTCTACATTTCAGAG GGTTTGCACCCTCGAATAGTCACGGAAGGGTTTGAAGCTGCCAAGGAAAAAGCCCTCCAGGTCTTGGAGCAAGTCAAAGTGGTCAAGGAAATGGACCGGGAGACTCTCCTGGACGTGGCCCGGACCTCCCTCCGCACGAAGGTCCATGCTGAGCTTGCCGATATCCTTACAGAG GCCGTCGTAGATGCCATTTTGGCCATCAGAAAACCAGAAGAACCAATAGACCTGTACATGGTGGAGATAATGGAGATGAAGCACAAATCTGAAACAGACACAGC GCTGATCAGGGGACTTGTCTTGGATCACGGCGCTCGCCATCCAGACATGAAGAAGAGAGCTGAAGATGCTTACATTCTCACTTGCAATGTATCACTAGAATATGAAAAAAC AGAGGTGAATTCTGGATTTTTCTATAAAAGCgcagaagaaagagagaagctAGTTAAAGCGGAACGGAAGTTCATTGAAGATAGAGTGAAGAAAATAATAGACCTGAAAAGAACTGTGGTTGGAGAGACAAATAAAGGTTTTGTAGTAATCAACCAAAAG GGGATTGACCCTTTTTCCCTAGATGCTCTCGCAAAAGAAGGAATCGTCGCTTTGCGCCGAGCAAAACGAAGGAACATGGAGAG GTTGACCCTTGCTTGTGGAGGCGTTGCTATGAATTCTGTGGACGACCTCTCTGTGGACTGCCTGGGACATGCAGGACTCGTCTACGAATACACACTG GGTGAGGAGAAGTTCACATTCATTGAAAAGTGCGACAACCCTCGTTCTGTGACGCTGTTGATCAAGGGGCCGAATAAGCACACGCTGACACAAATCAAGGATGCCGTCCGGGATGGATTACGTGCTGTCAAAAATGCCATTGAGGATG GATGTGTGGTCCCAGGTGCCGGAGCCGTGGAGGTGGCTATAGCAGATGCCCTCGTGAAGCATAAGCCCAGTGTGAAAGGAAGAGCCCAGCTGGGAGTCCAAGCTTTTGCTGATGCTCTGCTTATCATTCCAAAG GTACTTGCTCAGAACTCTGGCTATGATCCCCAAGAAACGCTTGTGAAAGTTCAGGCTGAGTATGCAGAGTCCGGGCAGCTGACTGGTGTGGACCTCAACTCTG gTGAGCCAATGttggcggcagcagctggagtttGGGATAATTACAATGTTAAAAAGCAGCTGCTTCATTCAAG CACCGTCATTGCAAGCAACATTCTCTTGGTTGATGAAATTATGCGTGCTGGGATGTCTTCActcaaaggctga